The following coding sequences lie in one Eleginops maclovinus isolate JMC-PN-2008 ecotype Puerto Natales chromosome 21, JC_Emac_rtc_rv5, whole genome shotgun sequence genomic window:
- the unm_hu7910 gene encoding aspartyl/asparaginyl beta-hydroxylase isoform X14: MQRYRHYGSSSPPVEEITAENEEEEEEVEEEEVYTEEEEPLIGLSEEIEEEIQETGSVKEEEIPQKEVEVPPVVQETEGKTVPVDSKNGKRTERGAGGDGAAAAGGGEGGGGEGAKYSMFTWFVVLALLGVWSSVAVVYFDVVDYDSVIARAKEFRLNFSEVLQGKLTAYDTDGDGDFDVEDAKVLLGLKVAEKTHVAPEGETVLKTKAATNRHAAEPEEEESTVTPTQETVSESSPSAVHSEDQAAVPLPPIVKDEFVPDDPRDSLHPYEGEAETIDTAGVLVEESLPEESLAESGQHLTSSKFTQEADSAVQAEIQAEPQAEPEPQKETPKKTETEEPTEKQAEEKLKEKAKKKKPKLLNKFDKTIKAEIDAAENLRKKGKLEEALKAFEALVRKHPQSPRSRYGKAQTEDYLAEKQRSNDLLQKAINSYREAAELPDVTSDLLRAALKRRAERQQFLGRIHGSLATLEKLVEIFPEDIELKNELGVAHLLLGDNKGARKVFEEVLALEPSNGFAKVHFGFILKSDNKIPESIPYLKEGLESGEPGTDDGRFYFHLGDALQRVGDNSAYHWYELGHKRGHFASVWQRSLYNVAGLKAQPWWTPKETGYTDLVKTLERNWRTIRDEALAVMDQNTGSFVPEEENLREKGEWGQNTLWQQGKKSGNACQGVPKTCALLERYSEATGCKRGQIKFSVMQPGTHVWPHTGPTNCRLRMHLGLVIPKHGCRIRCTDITREWEEGKVLIFDDSFEHEVWQDADSYRLIFIVDVWHPELTAYQRQTLSAI; encoded by the exons ATGCAACGCTACCGCCACTACggctcctcctcacctcctgtAGAGGAGATCACTGCCGAaaacgaggaagaggaggaggaggtggaggaggaggaagtgtacactgaagaagaggagcCACTGATAGGTTTATCAGAGGAGATAGAGGAGGAGATCCAAGAGACAG GGAGCGTTAAAGAGGAGGAGATCCCTcagaaggaggtggaggtgcCGCCTGTTGTTCAGGAGACAG AGGGAAAGACAGTGCCAGTGGATAGCAAGAATGGAAAGAGGacggagagaggagcaggaggagatggagcagcagcagcaggaggaggagaaggaggagggggagaaggtGCTAAGTACTCCATGTTCACCTGGTTTGTCGTCCTTGCTCTGCTCGGAGTCTGGAGCTCCGTGGCTGTCGTCTACTTCGACGTTGTGGACTACGACAGTGTCATCG CCAGAGCGAAGGAGTTTCGTTTGAACTTTTCTGAAGTTTTACAAG gCAAACTGACGGCCTACGACACCGACGGAGACGGAGACTTTGACGTGGAGGATGCTAAAGTGCTTCTCG GGCTGAAGGTGGCAGAGAAAACACATGTGGCACCTGAGGGGGAAACAG ttttaaaaaccaaagcagCAACCAATCGGCACGCAGCAGAgccagaagaggaggagtcaaCCGTAACCCCAACGCAGGAGACAG TTTCAGAGAGCAGCCCCTCAGCTGTGCACAGTGAGGATCAGG CTGCTGTACCTCTCCCTCCAATAGTGAAAGATGAGTTTGTGCCAG ATGATCCTAGAGACAGCCTTCATCCTTATG AGGGTGAGGCTGAAACCATCGACACAGCTGGAG TTTTAGTAGAGGAGAGTCTTCCAGAGGAAAGTCTAG CAGAGTCTGGACAACACTTGACGAGCTCCAAATTCACTCAGGAAGCAG ATTCAGCTGTGCAAGCAGAGATCCAGGCTGAGCCACAAGCAGAACCAGAACCACAGAAAGAAACACCAAAGAAGACAGAGACTGAGG AACCAACAGAGAAACAGGCTGAGGAGAAGCTCaaagaaaaag caaagaagaagaaacctAAGTTGTTGAATAAGTTCGATAAAACCATTAAAGCAGAAATCGACGCTGCAGAAAATCTTCGGAAGAAG GGGAAACTTGAGGAGGCGCTGAAAGCGTTTGAGGCTCTGGTGCGGAAACATCCACAGAGCCCCCGCTCCCGCTACGGGAAAGCTCAG ACGGAGGACTACCTTGCGGAGAAGCAGCGCAGTAATGACCTGCTGCAGAAAGCCATCAACTCGtacagagaggctgcagagctgCCCGacgtgacctctgacctcctgaGGGCTGCGCTAAAGAGACGCGCCGAGAGGCAGCAGTTTCTTG GTCGGATACATGGCTCTCTGGCGACTTTGGAGAAATTGGTGGAGATCTTTCCGGAAGATATCGAACTGAAGAACGAACTGGGTGTCGCTCACCTTTTGTTGGGAGACAACAAGGGCGCCAGGAAGGTGTTTGAggag GTTCTGGCGCTGGAACCCAGTAACGGCTTCGCTAAAGTTCACTTTGGATTCATCCTGAAGTCAGACAATAAGATCCCAGAGAGTATACCGTACctaaag GAGGGTTTGGAGTCGGGGGAACCGGGAACAGATGATGGACGTTTTTATTTCCATCTTGGTGACGCCCTGCAGAGGGTCGGAGACAACTCT GCCTATCACTGGTATGAGTTGGGTCATAAGCGTGGTCACTTTGCGTCGGTGTGGCAGAGATCTCTGTACAACGTGGCAGGTCTGAAAGCTCAGCCCTGGTGGACGCCTAAAGAGACTGGATACACCGACCTGGTGAAG acgcTGGAGAGGAACTGGAGGACAATCAGGGACGAGGCTCTGGCCGTGATGGACCAGAACACCGGGTCATTCGTCCCGGAGGAAGAGAACCTGAGGGAGAAAGGAGAGTGGGGACAGAACACACTTTGGCAACAAG gaaaaaaatcagGAAACGCCTGTCAGGGAGTCCCGAAGACCTGCGCACTGCTGGAGAGATACTCCGAGGCTACAGGCTGCAAGAGaggacag aTTAAGTTCTCTGTGATGCAGCCAGGTACTCATGTGTGGCCTCACACCGGCCCCACTAACTGCAGACTGAGGATGCACCTCGGCCTCGTCATCCCCAAACATGGCTGCAGGATCCGCTGCACCGACATCACCAG gGAGTGGGAGGAGGGTAAAGTCCTGATCTTTGACGACTCCTTCGAGCACGAGGTTTGGCAGGATGCCGACAGTTACCGGCTCATCTTCATCGTGGACGTGTGGCACCCCGAGCTGACAGCGTACCAGCGGCAGACCCTCAGCgccatttaa
- the unm_hu7910 gene encoding aspartyl/asparaginyl beta-hydroxylase isoform X15 has translation MQRYRHYGSSSPPVEEITAENEEEEEEVEEEEVYTEEEEPLIGLSEEIEEEIQETGSVKEEEIPQKEVEVPPVVQETEGKTVPVDSKNGKRTERGAGGDGAAAAGGGEGGGGEGAKYSMFTWFVVLALLGVWSSVAVVYFDVVDYDSVIARAKEFRLNFSEVLQGKLTAYDTDGDGDFDVEDAKVLLGLKVAEKTHVAPEGETVLKTKAATNRHAAEPEEEESTVTPTQETVSESSPSAVHSEDQAAVPLPPIVKDEFVPDDPRDSLHPYEGEAETIDTAGVLVEESLPEESLESGQHLTSSKFTQEADSAVQAEIQAEPQAEPEPQKETPKKTETEEPTEKQAEEKLKEKAKKKKPKLLNKFDKTIKAEIDAAENLRKKGKLEEALKAFEALVRKHPQSPRSRYGKAQTEDYLAEKQRSNDLLQKAINSYREAAELPDVTSDLLRAALKRRAERQQFLGRIHGSLATLEKLVEIFPEDIELKNELGVAHLLLGDNKGARKVFEEVLALEPSNGFAKVHFGFILKSDNKIPESIPYLKEGLESGEPGTDDGRFYFHLGDALQRVGDNSAYHWYELGHKRGHFASVWQRSLYNVAGLKAQPWWTPKETGYTDLVKTLERNWRTIRDEALAVMDQNTGSFVPEEENLREKGEWGQNTLWQQGKKSGNACQGVPKTCALLERYSEATGCKRGQIKFSVMQPGTHVWPHTGPTNCRLRMHLGLVIPKHGCRIRCTDITREWEEGKVLIFDDSFEHEVWQDADSYRLIFIVDVWHPELTAYQRQTLSAI, from the exons ATGCAACGCTACCGCCACTACggctcctcctcacctcctgtAGAGGAGATCACTGCCGAaaacgaggaagaggaggaggaggtggaggaggaggaagtgtacactgaagaagaggagcCACTGATAGGTTTATCAGAGGAGATAGAGGAGGAGATCCAAGAGACAG GGAGCGTTAAAGAGGAGGAGATCCCTcagaaggaggtggaggtgcCGCCTGTTGTTCAGGAGACAG AGGGAAAGACAGTGCCAGTGGATAGCAAGAATGGAAAGAGGacggagagaggagcaggaggagatggagcagcagcagcaggaggaggagaaggaggagggggagaaggtGCTAAGTACTCCATGTTCACCTGGTTTGTCGTCCTTGCTCTGCTCGGAGTCTGGAGCTCCGTGGCTGTCGTCTACTTCGACGTTGTGGACTACGACAGTGTCATCG CCAGAGCGAAGGAGTTTCGTTTGAACTTTTCTGAAGTTTTACAAG gCAAACTGACGGCCTACGACACCGACGGAGACGGAGACTTTGACGTGGAGGATGCTAAAGTGCTTCTCG GGCTGAAGGTGGCAGAGAAAACACATGTGGCACCTGAGGGGGAAACAG ttttaaaaaccaaagcagCAACCAATCGGCACGCAGCAGAgccagaagaggaggagtcaaCCGTAACCCCAACGCAGGAGACAG TTTCAGAGAGCAGCCCCTCAGCTGTGCACAGTGAGGATCAGG CTGCTGTACCTCTCCCTCCAATAGTGAAAGATGAGTTTGTGCCAG ATGATCCTAGAGACAGCCTTCATCCTTATG AGGGTGAGGCTGAAACCATCGACACAGCTGGAG TTTTAGTAGAGGAGAGTCTTCCAGAGGAAAGTCTAG AGTCTGGACAACACTTGACGAGCTCCAAATTCACTCAGGAAGCAG ATTCAGCTGTGCAAGCAGAGATCCAGGCTGAGCCACAAGCAGAACCAGAACCACAGAAAGAAACACCAAAGAAGACAGAGACTGAGG AACCAACAGAGAAACAGGCTGAGGAGAAGCTCaaagaaaaag caaagaagaagaaacctAAGTTGTTGAATAAGTTCGATAAAACCATTAAAGCAGAAATCGACGCTGCAGAAAATCTTCGGAAGAAG GGGAAACTTGAGGAGGCGCTGAAAGCGTTTGAGGCTCTGGTGCGGAAACATCCACAGAGCCCCCGCTCCCGCTACGGGAAAGCTCAG ACGGAGGACTACCTTGCGGAGAAGCAGCGCAGTAATGACCTGCTGCAGAAAGCCATCAACTCGtacagagaggctgcagagctgCCCGacgtgacctctgacctcctgaGGGCTGCGCTAAAGAGACGCGCCGAGAGGCAGCAGTTTCTTG GTCGGATACATGGCTCTCTGGCGACTTTGGAGAAATTGGTGGAGATCTTTCCGGAAGATATCGAACTGAAGAACGAACTGGGTGTCGCTCACCTTTTGTTGGGAGACAACAAGGGCGCCAGGAAGGTGTTTGAggag GTTCTGGCGCTGGAACCCAGTAACGGCTTCGCTAAAGTTCACTTTGGATTCATCCTGAAGTCAGACAATAAGATCCCAGAGAGTATACCGTACctaaag GAGGGTTTGGAGTCGGGGGAACCGGGAACAGATGATGGACGTTTTTATTTCCATCTTGGTGACGCCCTGCAGAGGGTCGGAGACAACTCT GCCTATCACTGGTATGAGTTGGGTCATAAGCGTGGTCACTTTGCGTCGGTGTGGCAGAGATCTCTGTACAACGTGGCAGGTCTGAAAGCTCAGCCCTGGTGGACGCCTAAAGAGACTGGATACACCGACCTGGTGAAG acgcTGGAGAGGAACTGGAGGACAATCAGGGACGAGGCTCTGGCCGTGATGGACCAGAACACCGGGTCATTCGTCCCGGAGGAAGAGAACCTGAGGGAGAAAGGAGAGTGGGGACAGAACACACTTTGGCAACAAG gaaaaaaatcagGAAACGCCTGTCAGGGAGTCCCGAAGACCTGCGCACTGCTGGAGAGATACTCCGAGGCTACAGGCTGCAAGAGaggacag aTTAAGTTCTCTGTGATGCAGCCAGGTACTCATGTGTGGCCTCACACCGGCCCCACTAACTGCAGACTGAGGATGCACCTCGGCCTCGTCATCCCCAAACATGGCTGCAGGATCCGCTGCACCGACATCACCAG gGAGTGGGAGGAGGGTAAAGTCCTGATCTTTGACGACTCCTTCGAGCACGAGGTTTGGCAGGATGCCGACAGTTACCGGCTCATCTTCATCGTGGACGTGTGGCACCCCGAGCTGACAGCGTACCAGCGGCAGACCCTCAGCgccatttaa
- the unm_hu7910 gene encoding calponin homology domain-containing protein DDB_G0272472 isoform X1, giving the protein MQRYRHYGSSSPPVEEITAENEEEEEEVEEEEVYTEEEEPLIGLSEEIEEEIQETGSVKEEEIPQKEVEVPPVVQETEGKTVPVDSKNGKRTERGAGGDGAAAAGGGEGGGGEGAKYSMFTWFVVLALLGVWSSVAVVYFDVVDYDSVIARAKEFRLNFSEVLQGKLTAYDTDGDGDFDVEDAKVLLDEKKLKVPAPRKEDRKEGKKRGRSKEDKTLEDTDPPIKLPKVEAEKKDPRENTTRDRPIRGAILRSALKEELRMIHEKIEAKRIARIAIAEIKAFLSEEEEEKEKAWVLKMKTLEEAQKHLMEEKERMEKEKIEMERLAKEEKQRLEQERAEKERMEKEHLGRERERAEKEKMEKERLGRERERAEKERMEKEHLGRERERAEKERMEKERLARERERAEKEKAEREQQEKERLERERMERERIAKERERIAREKEQLEKERLEKERIAKEKAEKERLERERIATERAERERLEMERITKERAERERLERESIAKEKERLEMERIAKEKEMIERERLTKERAEKERLEQERIAKEKERLESERIAKERAEKERLERERVATEQAEKERLERERIAKENAQKERLEKERIAKEKAEKERLERERIAKERAEKERLERERIAKERAEKERLQRERIAKERAEKERLEKEQIAKVKAEKERLERERIAKLRAEKERVERERIAKERAEKERLEREQIAKLRAEKERLEKEQIAKVKAEKERLERERIAKLRAEKERLERERIAKERAEKERLERERIAKEKDRIAREKERVEKERVAKEKERMERERIAKERARISQEKERIERTRLEKERMEKERLSMEKAQMERQRLAREKAARDKMEAERLAKVEVRKPNASQPKAPTAEEKSVRPVVRKAVEGKMALSGKLK; this is encoded by the exons ATGCAACGCTACCGCCACTACggctcctcctcacctcctgtAGAGGAGATCACTGCCGAaaacgaggaagaggaggaggaggtggaggaggaggaagtgtacactgaagaagaggagcCACTGATAGGTTTATCAGAGGAGATAGAGGAGGAGATCCAAGAGACAG GGAGCGTTAAAGAGGAGGAGATCCCTcagaaggaggtggaggtgcCGCCTGTTGTTCAGGAGACAG AGGGAAAGACAGTGCCAGTGGATAGCAAGAATGGAAAGAGGacggagagaggagcaggaggagatggagcagcagcagcaggaggaggagaaggaggagggggagaaggtGCTAAGTACTCCATGTTCACCTGGTTTGTCGTCCTTGCTCTGCTCGGAGTCTGGAGCTCCGTGGCTGTCGTCTACTTCGACGTTGTGGACTACGACAGTGTCATCG CCAGAGCGAAGGAGTTTCGTTTGAACTTTTCTGAAGTTTTACAAG gCAAACTGACGGCCTACGACACCGACGGAGACGGAGACTTTGACGTGGAGGATGCTAAAGTGCTTCTCG ATGAAAAGAAGTTAAAAGTTCCTGCTCCCAGGAAAG AAGACCGgaaagaggggaagaagagggGTAGAAGTAAAG AAGACAAGACTTTAGAAGACACTGATCCACCGATTAAACTCCCAAAAG TTGAAGCAGAGAAGAAAGATCCTAGAGAAAACACAACCAGAG ACCGGCCCATCAGAGGCGCCATTCTACGCTCTGCTCTGAAGGAAGAGCTGAGGATGATCCACGAGAAGATCGAGGCCAAAAGGATCGCCCGGATTGCTATAGCTGAGATAAAGGCCTTCCTttctgaggaagaagaggagaaggagaaggccTGGGTGCTGAAGATGAAGACGTTGGAGGAAGCCCAGAAGCACCTaatggaggagaaagagaggatggAAAAAGAGAAGATAGAAATGGAGAGATTGGCCAAAGAAGAGAAGCAACGACTAGAGCAAGAGAGGGCTGAGAAGGAAAGGATGGAGAAAGAGCACCTAGGGAGGGAACGAGAGAGAGCTGAGAAGgaaaagatggagaaagagcGCCTAGGGAGGGAACGAGAGAGAGCTGAGAAGGAAAGGATGGAGAAAGAGCACCTAGGGAGGGAACGAGAGAGAGCTGAGAAGGAAAGGATGGAGAAAGAGCGCCTAGCGAGGGAACGAGAGAGGGCTGAGAAGGAAAAAGCGGAGAGGGAACAACAGGAAAAAGAGAGActggaaagagagaggatggagagggaaCGCATcgcaaaagagagagaaagaatagcCAGAGAGAAGGAACAGTTAGAGAAGGAGAGACTTGAGAAGGAAAGGATCGctaaagaaaaagcagaaaaagaaagactggAAAGGGAACGCATCGCCACAGAAAGAGCTGAAAGAGAAAGGCTAGAGATGGAACGCATCACCAAAGAAAGGGCTGAAAGAGAAAGGCTGGAGAGGGAAAGCATtgctaaagaaaaagagaggctAGAGATGGAACGCATCGccaaagaaaaagagatgatAGAAAGGGAACGCCTCACTAAGGAAAGAGCTGAAAAAGAGAGGCTGGAGCAGGAACGCATTgccaaagaaaaagagaggttAGAAAGTGAACGCATCGCTAAGGAAAGAGCAGAAAAAGAGAGGCTGGAGAGGGAACGTGTTGCCACAGAACAAGCTGAAAAAGAGAGACTAGAAAGGGAACGCATCGCAAAAGAAAATGCCCAAAAAGAGAGGCTCGAGAAGGAACGCATTGCgaaagaaaaagctgaaaaGGAGAGGCTAGAAAGGGAACGCATTGCCAAAGAACGAGCTGAAAAAGAAAGGCTAGAAAGGGAACGCATCGCCAAAGAACGAGCTGAAAAAGAAAGGCTACAAAGGGAACGCATTGCCAAAGAAAGAGCTGAAAAAGAGAGACTAGAAAAGGAACAAATTGCCAAAGTAAAAGCTGAAAAAGAGAGGCTAGAAAGGGAACGCATCGCCAAATTAAGAGCTGAAAAAGAGAGAGTAGAAAGGGAACGAATTGCTAAGGAAAGAGCCGAAAAAGAGAGGCTAGAAAGGGAACAAATTGCCAAATTAAGAGCTGAAAAAGAGAGACTAGAAAAGGAACAAATTGCCAAAGTAAAAGCTGAAAAAGAGAGGCTAGAAAGGGAACGCATCGCCAAATTAAGAGCTGAAAAAGAGAGACTAGAAAGGGAACGAATTGCTAAGGAAAGAGCCGAAAAAGAGAGGCTAGAAAGGGAACGAATTGCCAAAGAAAAGGATAGAATCGCCAGGGAAAAAGAAAGGGTAGAAAAAGAACGAGTAGccaaagaaaaggagaggatggagagggaaCGCATCGCCAAGGAAAGGGCAAGAATTTCtcaggagaaggagagaatTGAAAGGACAAGACTGGAGAAGGAaaggatggagaaagagagacttTCAATGGAAAAGGCGCAGATGGAAAGGCAGAGGCTTGCTAGAGAGAAAGCTGCTCGGGACAAGATGGAGGCGGAGAGACTGGCAAAGGTAGAAGTGAGGAAGCCAAATGCTTCCCAACCCAAAGCTCCAACAGCTGAGGAAAAAAGTGTTCGACCAGTAGTAAGAAAGGCCGTGGAGGGGAAAATGGCCTTGAGTGGCAAGCTCAAATGA
- the unm_hu7910 gene encoding calponin homology domain-containing protein DDB_G0272472 isoform X8, producing MQRYRHYGSSSPPVEEITAENEEEEEEVEEEEVYTEEEEPLIGLSEEIEEEIQETGSVKEEEIPQKEVEVPPVVQETEGKTVPVDSKNGKRTERGAGGDGAAAAGGGEGGGGEGAKYSMFTWFVVLALLGVWSSVAVVYFDVVDYDSVIGKLTAYDTDGDGDFDVEDAKVLLDEKKLKVPAPRKDKTLEDTDPPIKLPKVEAEKKDPRENTTRDRPIRGAILRSALKEELRMIHEKIEAKRIARIAIAEIKAFLSEEEEEKEKAWVLKMKTLEEAQKHLMEEKERMEKEKIEMERLAKEEKQRLEQERAEKERMEKEHLGRERERAEKEKMEKERLGRERERAEKERMEKEHLGRERERAEKERMEKERLARERERAEKEKAEREQQEKERLERERMERERIAKERERIAREKEQLEKERLEKERIAKEKAEKERLERERIATERAERERLEMERITKERAERERLERESIAKEKERLEMERIAKEKEMIERERLTKERAEKERLEQERIAKEKERLESERIAKERAEKERLERERVATEQAEKERLERERIAKENAQKERLEKERIAKEKAEKERLERERIAKERAEKERLERERIAKERAEKERLQRERIAKERAEKERLEKEQIAKVKAEKERLERERIAKLRAEKERVERERIAKERAEKERLEREQIAKLRAEKERLEKEQIAKVKAEKERLERERIAKLRAEKERLERERIAKERAEKERLERERIAKEKDRIAREKERVEKERVAKEKERMERERIAKERARISQEKERIERTRLEKERMEKERLSMEKAQMERQRLAREKAARDKMEAERLAKVEVRKPNASQPKAPTAEEKSVRPVVRKAVEGKMALSGKLK from the exons ATGCAACGCTACCGCCACTACggctcctcctcacctcctgtAGAGGAGATCACTGCCGAaaacgaggaagaggaggaggaggtggaggaggaggaagtgtacactgaagaagaggagcCACTGATAGGTTTATCAGAGGAGATAGAGGAGGAGATCCAAGAGACAG GGAGCGTTAAAGAGGAGGAGATCCCTcagaaggaggtggaggtgcCGCCTGTTGTTCAGGAGACAG AGGGAAAGACAGTGCCAGTGGATAGCAAGAATGGAAAGAGGacggagagaggagcaggaggagatggagcagcagcagcaggaggaggagaaggaggagggggagaaggtGCTAAGTACTCCATGTTCACCTGGTTTGTCGTCCTTGCTCTGCTCGGAGTCTGGAGCTCCGTGGCTGTCGTCTACTTCGACGTTGTGGACTACGACAGTGTCATCG gCAAACTGACGGCCTACGACACCGACGGAGACGGAGACTTTGACGTGGAGGATGCTAAAGTGCTTCTCG ATGAAAAGAAGTTAAAAGTTCCTGCTCCCAGGAAAG ACAAGACTTTAGAAGACACTGATCCACCGATTAAACTCCCAAAAG TTGAAGCAGAGAAGAAAGATCCTAGAGAAAACACAACCAGAG ACCGGCCCATCAGAGGCGCCATTCTACGCTCTGCTCTGAAGGAAGAGCTGAGGATGATCCACGAGAAGATCGAGGCCAAAAGGATCGCCCGGATTGCTATAGCTGAGATAAAGGCCTTCCTttctgaggaagaagaggagaaggagaaggccTGGGTGCTGAAGATGAAGACGTTGGAGGAAGCCCAGAAGCACCTaatggaggagaaagagaggatggAAAAAGAGAAGATAGAAATGGAGAGATTGGCCAAAGAAGAGAAGCAACGACTAGAGCAAGAGAGGGCTGAGAAGGAAAGGATGGAGAAAGAGCACCTAGGGAGGGAACGAGAGAGAGCTGAGAAGgaaaagatggagaaagagcGCCTAGGGAGGGAACGAGAGAGAGCTGAGAAGGAAAGGATGGAGAAAGAGCACCTAGGGAGGGAACGAGAGAGAGCTGAGAAGGAAAGGATGGAGAAAGAGCGCCTAGCGAGGGAACGAGAGAGGGCTGAGAAGGAAAAAGCGGAGAGGGAACAACAGGAAAAAGAGAGActggaaagagagaggatggagagggaaCGCATcgcaaaagagagagaaagaatagcCAGAGAGAAGGAACAGTTAGAGAAGGAGAGACTTGAGAAGGAAAGGATCGctaaagaaaaagcagaaaaagaaagactggAAAGGGAACGCATCGCCACAGAAAGAGCTGAAAGAGAAAGGCTAGAGATGGAACGCATCACCAAAGAAAGGGCTGAAAGAGAAAGGCTGGAGAGGGAAAGCATtgctaaagaaaaagagaggctAGAGATGGAACGCATCGccaaagaaaaagagatgatAGAAAGGGAACGCCTCACTAAGGAAAGAGCTGAAAAAGAGAGGCTGGAGCAGGAACGCATTgccaaagaaaaagagaggttAGAAAGTGAACGCATCGCTAAGGAAAGAGCAGAAAAAGAGAGGCTGGAGAGGGAACGTGTTGCCACAGAACAAGCTGAAAAAGAGAGACTAGAAAGGGAACGCATCGCAAAAGAAAATGCCCAAAAAGAGAGGCTCGAGAAGGAACGCATTGCgaaagaaaaagctgaaaaGGAGAGGCTAGAAAGGGAACGCATTGCCAAAGAACGAGCTGAAAAAGAAAGGCTAGAAAGGGAACGCATCGCCAAAGAACGAGCTGAAAAAGAAAGGCTACAAAGGGAACGCATTGCCAAAGAAAGAGCTGAAAAAGAGAGACTAGAAAAGGAACAAATTGCCAAAGTAAAAGCTGAAAAAGAGAGGCTAGAAAGGGAACGCATCGCCAAATTAAGAGCTGAAAAAGAGAGAGTAGAAAGGGAACGAATTGCTAAGGAAAGAGCCGAAAAAGAGAGGCTAGAAAGGGAACAAATTGCCAAATTAAGAGCTGAAAAAGAGAGACTAGAAAAGGAACAAATTGCCAAAGTAAAAGCTGAAAAAGAGAGGCTAGAAAGGGAACGCATCGCCAAATTAAGAGCTGAAAAAGAGAGACTAGAAAGGGAACGAATTGCTAAGGAAAGAGCCGAAAAAGAGAGGCTAGAAAGGGAACGAATTGCCAAAGAAAAGGATAGAATCGCCAGGGAAAAAGAAAGGGTAGAAAAAGAACGAGTAGccaaagaaaaggagaggatggagagggaaCGCATCGCCAAGGAAAGGGCAAGAATTTCtcaggagaaggagagaatTGAAAGGACAAGACTGGAGAAGGAaaggatggagaaagagagacttTCAATGGAAAAGGCGCAGATGGAAAGGCAGAGGCTTGCTAGAGAGAAAGCTGCTCGGGACAAGATGGAGGCGGAGAGACTGGCAAAGGTAGAAGTGAGGAAGCCAAATGCTTCCCAACCCAAAGCTCCAACAGCTGAGGAAAAAAGTGTTCGACCAGTAGTAAGAAAGGCCGTGGAGGGGAAAATGGCCTTGAGTGGCAAGCTCAAATGA